One window of Cryobacterium arcticum genomic DNA carries:
- the lpdA gene encoding dihydrolipoyl dehydrogenase: protein MSEQNFDLVVLGGGSGGYAAALRAVQLGLTVGLIEKDKLGGTCLHVGCIPTKALLHSAEVADVSRESAKYGVTTSFEGIDMAAVTAFREGIVASKFRGLQGLIKARGITVISGEGRLVSPTTVQVGEDTIVGKNVVLATGSYSRSLPGLAIEGRVITSEQALELTYVPKKVAVLGGGVIGVEFASVWKSFGADVTIIEALPHLAPNEEESVSKQLERAFRKRGIEFSLGVRFQSVTQDDSGVVVTLENGTTIEAELLLVAVGRGPSTAGLGFEEAGITMDRGFVLTDERLATNIPGVYAVGDIVPGLQLAHRGFQQGIFVAEEIAGLSPIVVDDLNIPKVTYCDPEIASVGYTEAKAVAKFGADKVSSYEYSLGGNGKSSILGTTGSIKVVREVDGPIIGIHMIGARVGELIGEGQLIVNWEAYPEDLAPLLHAHPTQNEALGEAFLALAGKPLHAM from the coding sequence GTGTCTGAACAGAATTTTGACCTTGTAGTTCTCGGTGGCGGCAGCGGCGGCTACGCGGCCGCCTTGCGCGCCGTCCAGCTCGGCCTGACCGTGGGCCTGATCGAGAAAGACAAGCTCGGCGGTACCTGCCTGCACGTCGGTTGCATCCCGACCAAGGCCCTGCTGCACTCCGCCGAGGTCGCCGACGTCAGCCGCGAGTCGGCCAAGTACGGCGTCACGACGTCGTTCGAAGGCATCGACATGGCCGCCGTCACGGCGTTCCGTGAGGGCATCGTCGCCAGCAAGTTCCGCGGACTGCAGGGCCTGATCAAGGCCCGCGGCATCACCGTCATCTCGGGTGAGGGCCGTCTGGTCTCCCCCACGACCGTCCAGGTCGGCGAGGACACCATCGTCGGCAAGAACGTGGTCCTTGCGACCGGTTCCTACTCCCGTTCGCTGCCCGGGCTGGCCATCGAAGGCCGCGTCATCACGAGCGAGCAGGCCCTCGAGCTCACCTACGTGCCCAAGAAGGTCGCCGTGCTCGGTGGCGGCGTCATCGGCGTCGAGTTCGCCAGTGTCTGGAAGTCCTTCGGCGCCGACGTGACCATCATCGAGGCGCTGCCGCACCTGGCCCCGAACGAAGAGGAATCCGTCTCCAAGCAGCTCGAGCGGGCCTTCCGCAAGCGCGGCATCGAGTTCTCCCTCGGCGTACGGTTCCAGTCGGTCACCCAGGACGACTCCGGCGTCGTCGTCACCCTCGAGAACGGCACCACCATCGAAGCCGAGCTGCTGCTCGTCGCCGTCGGCCGTGGCCCGTCGACCGCAGGGCTCGGCTTCGAAGAGGCCGGCATCACCATGGACCGCGGTTTCGTCCTCACCGACGAGCGCCTCGCCACCAACATCCCCGGCGTCTACGCCGTCGGCGACATCGTCCCCGGCCTCCAGCTCGCGCACCGCGGCTTCCAGCAGGGCATCTTCGTCGCCGAGGAGATCGCGGGCCTGTCCCCGATCGTCGTGGACGACCTGAACATCCCCAAGGTCACCTACTGCGACCCTGAAATCGCATCCGTCGGCTACACCGAGGCCAAGGCCGTCGCCAAGTTCGGCGCCGACAAGGTCTCCAGCTACGAGTACAGCCTGGGCGGCAACGGCAAGAGCTCGATCCTGGGCACCACCGGTTCGATCAAGGTCGTCCGCGAAGTCGATGGCCCCATTATCGGCATCCACATGATCGGCGCCCGCGTCGGCGAACTGATCGGTGAAGGCCAGCTGATCGTGAACTGGGAAGCGTACCCGGAGGACCTCGCGCCGCTGCTGCACGCCCACCCCACCCAGAACGAAGCGCTCGGCGAGGCCTTCCTGGCCCTGGCCGGCAAGCCGCTGCACGCCATGTAG